A window of Streptomyces sp. NBC_01224 genomic DNA:
CGGGTTGACCAGCAGGTAGAGCAGGTCGACGATGACGTTGACCACCAGGAACGCGATGGCGATGGTCAGTACGGTGCCCTGGACCAGGGCGACATCGCCGCCGGTGACACCTTCGAGGATGAGCTTGCCCATGCCGGGCAGGTCGAAGATCGCTTCGATGACGACCGCGCCGCTGAGCATGTAGCCGACCTTGATGCCGAGCACGGTCAGCGGTGTGACGAGCGCGTTGCGCAGCACCGAGCGGATCACCAGCAGCGGCGGGAGGCCGTTGCCACGGGCCGTGCGCACGTAGTCGCGGTCGAATTCGGCGACCATCGAGGTCCGTACGAGACGGGCGAGGGAGGCGGAGACCGGCAGCGCGAGCGAGACCGCGGGCAGCGCCATGGTGGTGAGCCAGCCGCTGAAGGAGTCGGCCGGGTTGGTGTAGCCGCCGGTCGGGAAGATCCGTGTGTTCAGCGCGAACTGCTGGATGAGCAGCACGCCGAGCCAGAAGGACGGGATGGCGACACCGGCCATGGAGACCAGCCGGAACAGCTGGTCGGGCCAGCGGTCCCGGTACATCGCGCCGACCACACCGAACAGGACTGCCAGGACGACCGCGATGACCAGTCCGAGGAGGGTCAGCTGGAGGGTGAGCGGGAACGCTGCCGTGATCCGGTCGAGTACGGGCTGGCTCGGCGGGACGGTCACTCCGAGGTCGAAGTGGAGCAACTGTCCGAGAAAGCGGAAGTACCTTACCGGGAGCGGGTCGTCGAGGCCGTTGGCCTCGGCGAAGGCCGCACGGGCCTCGGGGGTGGCGCTCTCCCCGAGCGCGTTGAAGGCCGGGTCGACCGGCGAGAACTGCAGCACCACGAAGACGAGCAGCGCGATACCGAGGATCATCACCGGCATCATCGCGACGCGGCGCAGCGCGAGCCGGAGAAAAGCAACCATCGTCGGGTTCCTTGCGGTTGGGCGGGCTGGTGGTCCGGGACACCTGGGGCGGGTGTCCCGGACCGGGCTGTCGGGCGCGCCGGGCCCCGTCACCGGACCGCCACCCGCAGTACGGAGGTTCGCCGACAGGTCTCGGGTACGCCGGTGCGGTTCGGTCAGGCGCGGCTGACGTCCAGGAACGACAGGCCCGTGGTGGGCAGCGGCTTGAAGCCCGGGAGGGCCTTTTCGTTCCAGGCCGTGGGCAGCTTGCGGTGGAGAATCGGGTAGAGCGCGGCCTCGTCGGCGACCAGGTCGGTGACCTCGCCCCACAGCTCCTTGCGCTTCGCCTCGTCGGCAGCCTGGGCCGCCTTGTCCAGGGTCTGCTTGACCTTCTTGTACGCGGCGGACCTGCCCCAGCCGTAGCGGCTCTCGGGCCAGAAGCCGTAGTAGAACCAGCGCAGCAGGAGATCGGCGTCGTTGCCGAAGACGGACGGGTCGCCGGGGGCGACCAGCACGTCGAAGGTGCCCTTGTCGATCTTGGCGTACTGGGCCGGGGACTGGGCGATGTCGAGAGTGACCTTGACGCCTGCCGCCTCCCAACTCTCCTTCAGCAACGGCGCGATGTCCTTGACCCAGCCGGTGTCCGTGGTGAGGACGGTGAACGAGAGGCTCTTGGCACCCGCGTCGGCAAGCAGCTGCTTCGCCCTGCCGACGTCGTGCGTGTAGACCGTGGCGGCCTTGTGGTAGTCGGGGTGGGTGGCGGGGACGTACCCGGTGGCGGGTGCGGCGTTGCCGACCATGGCGGTGGAGATGATCTTCTCGGTGTCCAGGGCGTAGTGCAGCGCCTGGCGCACGCGCTTGTCGGCGAACCGCTCGTCGGCAGTGTTGAACATCAGGAAGAGCAGGCCGAAGGACTGCACGGACTCGGTCTTCGAGGAGCCCGCGAGGCGCTTGACGTCGATGTAGGGGACGTCCTCGATGGCCTGGACCCGGCCGGACTCCATGGCGCTGACGCGCGCCGACTGGTCGGACATCAGGCGCCAGATCATCTTCTTGGCCTTGGCCGGGTGCGCGCCGTTGTACTTGTCGTACGCCTCGAAGACGATCTTGTCCTCGCGGGTCGCCTCGACGAACTTGTACGGTCCGGAGCCGACCGGCTTGGCGTCGAAGGCCTTGGGGTCCGGCTCGACGATCTTCTTCGGGACGATCCGGGCCACGGCGATACGGGACGGAAAGAGCGCGAAGGGGTACTTGAGTTTGAATTCGACGGTGCCGGCGTCGACGGCCTTCACCGTGTCGATGAAGGGCACGAACTGTGCCATGAGCGAGGCGTTCTTCGGGTCCAGGATGCGTTCGAAGCTGAACACCACGTCGTCGGCGGTGACGGGCGACCCGTCGTGGAATGTGGCGCCCTTGCGGAGCGAGACCCGGTACGTGGTGGCGTTGATCTTCTTCGGCATCTCGGTGGCCAGCGCGGGGCGGCCCACGAGCGTTGCCGGATCGAGGTCCACGAGGCCCTCGAAGATATGCATGTTGGCGGCGTACGGGGTCGCGCCCGAGGTGATCATCGGGTCGAAGCCGGTCGACAGGGGGTACGAGAGACCGGCCTCGATGAGGCCGTTGCCGCTCCCCTTGCCCGCCGTGCCGTCGGCGGTCGAGGACGGGCCGCCGCAGGCGGAAAGGCTCGCCGTGATGGCGGCTGCCGCACCGACAGCACTGGTGTAACGCAGGAAGGTGCGGCGCTCGACACCGGCTGGTCTCAGCTCGGGCACGGGTCCTCCAGGGACGTCGAAGGTGGAACGTTGAGGCGGGGAAACGAGTGGCGGAACGCAGGATCACGAGGACCAAGGGACCGGAAGCATCAGACGTCAGATGTCTGATGCCTTGATAGCGTGGGAACGTAGCTTGACAATTGAGAGGGGTCAAGAGGTGGGGAGTTCACATATGTCCGGTGCGAGGCCCGGCAGGCAGCTGCTCCGGCAGGAAGTCGTCGAGGGCATCAAGCGCTACATCCTCGAAAAGCGGCTCCGCCCCGGGGACTCGCTGCCCACCGAGCCCGCCCTGTGCGAGGCGCTCGGCGCCAGCCGGTCGAGCGTCCGCGAGGCAGTCAAGATCCTCAACGCGCTGGACATCGTGGAGGTGCGCCACGGGCACGGCACATACGTGGGCAGGCTGAGCCTGTCGGCCCTGGTGGAGAGCCTGACCTTCCGCGGACTGCTCTCCCCCGACGACGACTTCCAGGTGATGGCCGATCTCGTCGACGTACGTGAGCTCTTCGAGCGCGGGATGGCCGACCGGATCGTCTCGCTGCTCAGCGAGGACCAGCTCGACGCGCTGGACGGCCTGATCGCCACCATGCGCGAGACCGGCGTCCAGGACGGGCACGGTTTCGTGGAGGCGGACCGGGCGTTCCACGCGCTGCTGGTGGCGCCGCTCGGCAACGAACTGATCGGCCAGCTCTCGATGGCCTTCTGGGACGTGTACACGATCGTCGCGCCGCATCTCGACGGATTCACACACGCCGACGAGATGGAGACGATCGCGGCGCACCAGAACATCGTGGACGCCGCGCGGGCCGGGGACATCGCCGGTTTCACCAAGGCGCTGAGCGAGCACTACGCCCCGGTCAGGCGTCGGATCTCCGAGGCCCGCGCCCGCGACAACGCCCGGGGCTGACCCTCTCCCCCCGCCCTTCCAGGGGGACGGAGCCGGGCCCTGCCGGGACAGATCGCGGTCCGGCGGGGCCCTTGACGGCCACCGCGAGCGGTGCCTAGGGTCCGTGTGCCGATAAGACATCTGACGTCTTCTGTCTTGATGCCCGGCGGTCATCACCCCGGTTCGACCCAGGAGGGCACCTCCATGCCGTTGACGGACCTCTCGCTCGCGGACTGCCGCGATTTCCGGCCCGAACTGCCGGTTCCAGCCGGCTTCGACACCTTCTGGTCGAGCACGCTGAGCGGGGCTCACGCCGCCGACAACCGGGGCTCGGCGCAGAAACCGGTGTTCGCGCCGGTGGACACCGGGCTCACCCAAATCCATACGTACGATGTGACATTGCCCGGCTTCGCCGGACGGCCGGTCCACGGCTGGCTGCACCTGCCGGCCGGGGCCACCGAACCGCTCGGCTGTGTCGTCGAGTTCCTCGGGTACGGACGCGGGCGCGGCCTCGCCCACGAGAACCTGCTCTGGGCGTCCGCCGGTCACGCACACCTGATCATGGACACCCGCGGTCAGGGCTGGTCGGCCGCGGAGGGCTCCACCGCCGATACGGACGCCGGTGCGGCAGGCACCGTCCCCGGCTTCGTCACGCGCGGCATCGAAAGCCCTGAAACGTACTACTACCGACGGGTGTTCACCGACGCGGTACGCTGCGTCGAGGCGATGCGCGCCCATCCCGAGGTCGATCCGGACCGGATCGTCGTCACCGGGTTCAGCCAGGGCGGCGGCATCGCACTGGCGGTGTCGGGACTCGTGCCGGGGCTGGCCGGGGTGATGCCGGACGTGCCGTTCCTCTGCAACTTCCGGCGGGCCGCGGAGATTTCGGGCCACCCGCCGTACGCCGAGATCGCCGAGTATCTGAAGCTCCACCGCGACCGCACCGAGACGGTGTTCACCACCCTGTCGCACTTCGATGCCGCGCTGCTCGCCACCCGCGCCACCGCTCCCGCGCTGTTCTCGATCGCGATGATGGACGAGATCTGCCCGCCCTCCACCTGCTTCACGGCCTACAACCACTACGCGGGGCCCAAGGACGTACGCGTCTACGAGTTCAACGGACACGAGGGCGGCGCGGCGTATCAGCAGCGGGAGCAACTGGCCTGGGTGCACTCCCTGTTCGCAGGCCCGCCGTCGGGGCGGGCCGGACGCTCCTGACCGGG
This region includes:
- a CDS encoding ABC transporter permease; the protein is MVAFLRLALRRVAMMPVMILGIALLVFVVLQFSPVDPAFNALGESATPEARAAFAEANGLDDPLPVRYFRFLGQLLHFDLGVTVPPSQPVLDRITAAFPLTLQLTLLGLVIAVVLAVLFGVVGAMYRDRWPDQLFRLVSMAGVAIPSFWLGVLLIQQFALNTRIFPTGGYTNPADSFSGWLTTMALPAVSLALPVSASLARLVRTSMVAEFDRDYVRTARGNGLPPLLVIRSVLRNALVTPLTVLGIKVGYMLSGAVVIEAIFDLPGMGKLILEGVTGGDVALVQGTVLTIAIAFLVVNVIVDLLYLLVNPRIRTV
- a CDS encoding ABC transporter substrate-binding protein, with the protein product MPELRPAGVERRTFLRYTSAVGAAAAITASLSACGGPSSTADGTAGKGSGNGLIEAGLSYPLSTGFDPMITSGATPYAANMHIFEGLVDLDPATLVGRPALATEMPKKINATTYRVSLRKGATFHDGSPVTADDVVFSFERILDPKNASLMAQFVPFIDTVKAVDAGTVEFKLKYPFALFPSRIAVARIVPKKIVEPDPKAFDAKPVGSGPYKFVEATREDKIVFEAYDKYNGAHPAKAKKMIWRLMSDQSARVSAMESGRVQAIEDVPYIDVKRLAGSSKTESVQSFGLLFLMFNTADERFADKRVRQALHYALDTEKIISTAMVGNAAPATGYVPATHPDYHKAATVYTHDVGRAKQLLADAGAKSLSFTVLTTDTGWVKDIAPLLKESWEAAGVKVTLDIAQSPAQYAKIDKGTFDVLVAPGDPSVFGNDADLLLRWFYYGFWPESRYGWGRSAAYKKVKQTLDKAAQAADEAKRKELWGEVTDLVADEAALYPILHRKLPTAWNEKALPGFKPLPTTGLSFLDVSRA
- a CDS encoding FadR/GntR family transcriptional regulator yields the protein MSGARPGRQLLRQEVVEGIKRYILEKRLRPGDSLPTEPALCEALGASRSSVREAVKILNALDIVEVRHGHGTYVGRLSLSALVESLTFRGLLSPDDDFQVMADLVDVRELFERGMADRIVSLLSEDQLDALDGLIATMRETGVQDGHGFVEADRAFHALLVAPLGNELIGQLSMAFWDVYTIVAPHLDGFTHADEMETIAAHQNIVDAARAGDIAGFTKALSEHYAPVRRRISEARARDNARG
- a CDS encoding acetylxylan esterase, giving the protein MPLTDLSLADCRDFRPELPVPAGFDTFWSSTLSGAHAADNRGSAQKPVFAPVDTGLTQIHTYDVTLPGFAGRPVHGWLHLPAGATEPLGCVVEFLGYGRGRGLAHENLLWASAGHAHLIMDTRGQGWSAAEGSTADTDAGAAGTVPGFVTRGIESPETYYYRRVFTDAVRCVEAMRAHPEVDPDRIVVTGFSQGGGIALAVSGLVPGLAGVMPDVPFLCNFRRAAEISGHPPYAEIAEYLKLHRDRTETVFTTLSHFDAALLATRATAPALFSIAMMDEICPPSTCFTAYNHYAGPKDVRVYEFNGHEGGAAYQQREQLAWVHSLFAGPPSGRAGRS